A genome region from Bacteroidota bacterium includes the following:
- a CDS encoding peptidase M64, with product MRSVLVLTVLLSIQLAASSQTYQRFFTDKTMRVDYYHTGTKGQETFSLDEVIEEGAWPGSKVNLIDTLNLGEYMVRVFDVQTNTMIFSRGFSSIFNEWQTTDEAAAGLYRTFSESVRLPFPKDKIQFTIARRDKRMEFHEVWSIMINPNAPIQVKKGENPFSFKANRIMGSGNPVNKVDIVIVGDGYAKSDMGKFRDDAKRFNESLFATEPFKSRKNDFNVWTVEAESHESGIDIPDAGVWKDNILGSRYSTFGSARYVLTTENKTLRDIASLAPYDFICILINDSRYGGGGIYNLYATTYTNEQVKGQEWQMDYVYVHEFGHSFGGLGDEYYGSSIAYNDFYMPGVEPWEPNVTALLDKKNVKWKTFVDAATAIPTPWEKAKYDSLEAERGKLDRLAADYYEKREPIFKAQKEILSDARFAGKVGAYEGSGYAAKGLYRPALDCRMFSLSLIDFDPVCSEAIKRVIDFYSK from the coding sequence ATGCGCTCTGTTCTCGTTTTGACAGTTCTTCTCTCCATCCAGTTGGCGGCATCGTCTCAAACGTATCAACGGTTCTTTACCGACAAAACAATGCGTGTGGACTATTATCATACTGGTACGAAAGGCCAGGAAACGTTCAGTCTTGATGAGGTGATCGAGGAAGGGGCATGGCCGGGCAGCAAAGTGAATCTCATCGACACTCTCAACCTGGGAGAGTATATGGTGAGAGTGTTTGATGTTCAGACAAATACAATGATTTTCTCACGCGGCTTCTCCTCGATCTTCAACGAATGGCAGACAACCGATGAAGCAGCCGCAGGTTTATACAGAACATTTTCAGAATCCGTCCGGTTGCCGTTTCCCAAAGACAAAATCCAGTTTACGATAGCCCGGCGTGACAAACGAATGGAGTTCCACGAAGTATGGTCCATCATGATAAACCCCAATGCACCGATACAAGTGAAGAAGGGGGAGAATCCATTTTCCTTCAAGGCGAACCGCATAATGGGCAGCGGCAACCCGGTTAACAAAGTTGATATCGTGATTGTTGGTGATGGCTATGCGAAGAGTGATATGGGAAAATTCCGCGACGATGCAAAACGCTTTAACGAGTCCCTGTTTGCAACGGAACCATTCAAGAGCCGCAAGAATGACTTCAACGTGTGGACTGTCGAAGCAGAATCGCATGAATCGGGAATTGACATTCCCGATGCAGGTGTGTGGAAAGATAACATTCTCGGTTCACGCTACAGTACGTTCGGTTCCGCCCGGTACGTCCTTACCACGGAGAACAAGACTCTGCGTGATATTGCATCGTTGGCACCGTACGATTTCATTTGCATTCTGATAAATGACTCCCGCTATGGAGGCGGAGGTATCTATAACTTGTACGCGACAACCTACACGAACGAACAAGTGAAAGGCCAGGAATGGCAAATGGATTACGTGTACGTGCACGAGTTTGGCCATTCATTCGGCGGGTTGGGAGATGAGTACTACGGCTCGAGTATTGCATACAATGATTTCTACATGCCCGGAGTGGAGCCGTGGGAGCCGAACGTGACGGCACTGTTGGACAAGAAAAATGTGAAATGGAAGACATTTGTCGATGCCGCGACAGCCATTCCAACACCGTGGGAGAAGGCGAAATACGACAGTCTTGAGGCGGAACGGGGGAAACTCGATCGTCTGGCTGCCGATTACTATGAGAAACGCGAGCCGATCTTCAAAGCCCAGAAAGAAATTCTGAGTGATGCCCGCTTCGCGGGAAAAGTGGGGGCATATGAGGGATCAGGATATGCCGCGAAGGGTTTGTACCGCCCGGCACTCGATTGCAGAATGTTCTCGCTCAGCCTGATTGATTTCGATCCGGTGTGCAGCGAAGCTATAAAACGGGTGATTGATTTCTACTCCAAATAG
- a CDS encoding response regulator: MSKEANAAAARSVLIVEDSVDFSNLLKYIVDDMGYEGVQFALDKEDIVERSKECHAEAVLMDLQLRRKNGMQYIEELKADPATKNIPIIIISGRELSQKEILSLQIQNVKYLRKGRVEMDELKKVISETLHSHDSAGNRAKKVSG, from the coding sequence ATGTCCAAGGAAGCAAATGCCGCCGCCGCAAGGTCGGTACTTATCGTTGAAGATAGCGTAGACTTTTCCAATCTCCTCAAATACATTGTGGACGACATGGGCTATGAGGGTGTGCAGTTTGCCCTCGACAAAGAAGACATTGTCGAACGCTCGAAGGAATGTCACGCCGAAGCTGTACTCATGGATCTGCAGCTCCGCCGGAAAAACGGCATGCAATACATTGAAGAGTTGAAAGCCGACCCGGCAACGAAGAACATTCCCATCATCATCATCAGCGGCCGGGAGTTGAGCCAGAAGGAGATACTCTCGCTGCAAATTCAGAATGTGAAATACCTCAGGAAGGGAAGAGTTGAGATGGATGAATTGAAGAAGGTAATCAGCGAAACACTTCACTCTCACGACTCCGCCGGAAACAGGGCGAAGAAGGTCAGCGGTTGA
- a CDS encoding FKBP-type peptidyl-prolyl cis-trans isomerase: MNNGDRMTYPGESTTNELQAMQSGLQFIDMVVGNGSVPETGNTVTVHYTGYLTNGKKFDSSVDRSQPFTFVIGYGQVIKGWDEGVASMKIGGKRKLIIPAQLGYGTRGAGGVIPPGAELIFDVELLGVK, translated from the coding sequence ATGAACAATGGAGACAGAATGACGTATCCCGGTGAATCGACAACAAACGAGTTGCAAGCGATGCAATCCGGCTTGCAGTTTATCGATATGGTGGTAGGCAACGGCTCCGTACCGGAAACCGGAAACACAGTGACCGTGCATTATACAGGCTATCTGACCAACGGCAAGAAGTTCGACAGTTCCGTTGACAGGAGCCAGCCTTTCACATTCGTCATCGGATATGGACAAGTCATCAAGGGTTGGGATGAAGGCGTTGCATCCATGAAGATTGGCGGAAAGCGCAAGCTGATAATTCCTGCCCAACTGGGATACGGTACGCGAGGTGCGGGCGGTGTCATTCCGCCGGGGGCCGAGTTGATCTTTGATGTTGAATTGCTTGGAGTGAAATAG